In Zhaonella formicivorans, one DNA window encodes the following:
- a CDS encoding EamA family transporter, with amino-acid sequence MKSFFFALVGAALWGLAPILGKLGLVAVEPTLALSLRTFLISIILLIWFIFTEQWTNLTNLPTKSLLFLAGEGILASLLGHLAYYYALKYGEASRVSPVMASYPLLTVFLAVLLLGEKFSWYKIAGALLVLGGVILLKK; translated from the coding sequence ATGAAATCATTTTTCTTTGCTCTTGTGGGAGCAGCCCTTTGGGGACTGGCCCCTATTTTAGGGAAGCTTGGTCTGGTAGCGGTGGAACCAACCCTGGCTTTATCTTTACGCACTTTCTTGATCAGTATCATCTTATTAATCTGGTTTATTTTTACGGAGCAGTGGACAAATTTAACCAACCTACCGACAAAGTCCCTGCTTTTTCTGGCAGGGGAAGGCATACTTGCGTCCTTACTAGGACATCTGGCTTATTATTACGCCTTAAAATACGGCGAAGCTTCCAGGGTATCGCCTGTCATGGCCAGCTACCCTCTGCTAACGGTTTTTCTGGCAGTATTGCTTTTGGGGGAGAAATTCAGCTGGTACAAAATTGCCGGGGCATTGCTCGTGCTAGGAGGAGTAATTTTATTGAAAAAATAA
- a CDS encoding FAD binding domain-containing protein: MQYTFYMPKTVREALEILVQAEGPLKVLAGGTDLMLDIRNKKYQPKGIVDLSGLEELKQITFDDGVVRIGSMVTFTRLANSSLLKERVTVLAEAASVVGSPQIRNQGTIGGNIANASPAADIVPPLVALGAVVQVESAQVKREVPVPEILAGAGKNNLAPDEIITEIKFLLPDEQSRSSFVKFGRRNALAIARMSVATVITLEENLIKEARIALGAVAPNPFRATGLEEMLAGKSPSKEVLEQVIAASSQVVSEKLGNRPSAKWKNEAIKGLMRQALQKLKLV; this comes from the coding sequence TTGCAGTACACTTTTTACATGCCTAAGACCGTTCGGGAAGCATTGGAAATTTTGGTCCAAGCAGAAGGACCGCTAAAAGTTCTGGCCGGCGGTACTGACCTGATGCTTGACATCAGGAACAAAAAGTATCAACCCAAAGGGATTGTTGACCTTTCGGGCCTGGAGGAATTAAAGCAGATCACCTTTGACGACGGTGTGGTGCGCATTGGCAGCATGGTTACTTTTACCCGGCTGGCAAATTCCTCCCTTCTAAAAGAACGGGTTACCGTACTAGCTGAAGCAGCTTCTGTAGTCGGATCACCCCAAATTCGCAATCAGGGGACAATCGGCGGAAATATTGCCAATGCTTCACCGGCTGCCGACATCGTACCGCCGCTGGTGGCTTTAGGCGCCGTGGTACAAGTTGAAAGCGCACAAGTAAAGAGGGAGGTGCCGGTGCCGGAAATTTTGGCTGGAGCAGGCAAAAATAACTTGGCTCCTGACGAGATCATTACCGAAATCAAGTTTCTGCTGCCAGATGAACAGTCAAGAAGTTCTTTTGTGAAATTTGGCCGCAGAAACGCCTTGGCTATTGCCAGGATGAGCGTAGCAACAGTAATTACCCTTGAAGAGAATTTAATCAAAGAAGCGAGGATTGCCCTAGGTGCAGTGGCTCCCAATCCTTTCCGGGCAACGGGACTGGAAGAAATGCTTGCCGGCAAGTCCCCAAGTAAGGAAGTGCTGGAGCAAGTAATAGCTGCCTCCAGCCAGGTTGTCAGCGAAAAACTAGGCAACCGTCCGTCTGCCAAATGGAAAAATGAAGCCATCAAAGGCCTGATGCGGCAGGCTTTGCAAAAACTGAAACTTGTTTAG
- a CDS encoding (2Fe-2S)-binding protein, translating into MDKVRFSAEINGEQVDLLIPQNLRLIDLLRDYLHLTGTKEGCGEGECGACTVIIDGEPVNSCLIFALQARDKKILTIEGMGSLEQLHPLQTAFLDYGAVQCGFCTPGMLLAAKALLDKNPNPSREEIKTAISGNLCRCTGYSKIVDAIESLTGKEVNSK; encoded by the coding sequence ATGGATAAAGTCAGATTCAGCGCAGAAATAAACGGTGAGCAGGTTGACCTTCTTATTCCCCAAAACCTCAGGCTAATTGATTTGCTCAGGGATTACCTCCACTTAACAGGGACCAAAGAGGGCTGTGGCGAAGGGGAATGCGGCGCTTGCACAGTCATAATTGACGGTGAGCCCGTGAACTCCTGCCTCATTTTCGCTCTGCAGGCCAGGGACAAAAAAATCTTGACAATTGAAGGTATGGGCAGCTTAGAGCAACTTCACCCGCTGCAAACAGCATTTCTCGATTACGGAGCTGTACAGTGCGGTTTTTGTACACCCGGAATGCTTTTAGCTGCCAAAGCACTGCTCGATAAGAATCCTAACCCTAGCCGGGAAGAAATAAAAACAGCTATCTCAGGAAACCTATGCCGCTGTACCGGTTACAGCAAGATTGTAGACGCCATTGAGAGCCTTACCGGAAAAGAGGTGAATTCCAAATGA
- a CDS encoding xanthine dehydrogenase family protein molybdopterin-binding subunit yields the protein MKKAVGVSARRVEGLGKVTGMIKFPADYYEPGMLYGKTLRTKIASGRIISIDTSKAEALPGVRKVVTAKDVPGHNGHGVLFPDAPVLADSRIRSVNDAIALVAADTEEIAAEALELIKVEYEELPGVFDPREAMQEDAPKVWEKGNILYHLPIRKGDVEKGFAEADVIVENTYSTQMVDHAFLQPEAALCTIDERGHLVLRVATQYVHWDRVEVARALGLSVNQVRIICTAVGGAFGGREDMTVQIHCALLTWLTKKPVKMIYDRHESFHAHSKRHPMYMEYKTGAKKDGRLTAVEARIIGDSGAYASWAPNILRKAAVHATGPYQVPNVKVDSYAVFTNNPFTGAMRGFGAAQPPIAYEAQMDLLAEKLGLHPFTIRWRNAFEEGSVTATGQVLETSVGLKESLLAAAKAFGWDVEQLV from the coding sequence ATGAAAAAAGCAGTAGGTGTGTCAGCCCGCCGGGTGGAAGGACTGGGAAAAGTAACAGGAATGATAAAGTTTCCCGCTGATTATTATGAACCAGGCATGCTTTACGGCAAAACCCTGCGGACCAAAATAGCAAGCGGTCGAATTATCAGCATAGATACTTCCAAGGCAGAGGCGCTGCCGGGGGTGCGTAAAGTAGTAACCGCCAAAGATGTGCCGGGGCATAACGGACATGGTGTGCTTTTCCCTGATGCCCCTGTGTTAGCAGACTCCCGTATTCGTTCCGTAAATGACGCCATTGCCTTGGTGGCAGCTGATACCGAAGAAATTGCTGCCGAAGCTTTGGAACTGATTAAAGTAGAGTACGAAGAACTGCCAGGGGTTTTCGATCCTAGGGAGGCAATGCAAGAAGATGCCCCTAAAGTGTGGGAGAAGGGCAACATCCTCTACCACCTGCCGATCAGAAAAGGCGATGTGGAAAAAGGATTTGCCGAAGCCGATGTTATTGTAGAAAATACCTATTCCACCCAGATGGTGGACCATGCATTTCTCCAGCCGGAAGCGGCTCTTTGTACGATCGATGAGAGAGGCCATTTGGTGCTAAGAGTTGCCACCCAGTACGTCCACTGGGACAGGGTGGAAGTTGCCAGAGCTTTAGGTTTAAGCGTCAACCAGGTCAGAATAATTTGTACTGCCGTAGGAGGAGCCTTTGGCGGCAGGGAGGATATGACCGTGCAAATCCACTGCGCCCTGCTAACCTGGTTAACCAAAAAACCGGTGAAGATGATTTATGACCGGCACGAATCCTTTCACGCCCACTCCAAACGGCACCCCATGTATATGGAGTATAAAACAGGGGCGAAAAAAGACGGCCGGCTCACAGCCGTAGAAGCACGCATCATAGGCGACAGTGGAGCATACGCCTCTTGGGCCCCCAACATCTTACGCAAAGCGGCAGTCCATGCCACCGGGCCTTACCAAGTGCCCAACGTGAAAGTGGATTCCTATGCAGTCTTTACCAATAACCCCTTTACTGGGGCCATGCGTGGCTTTGGGGCAGCTCAGCCGCCTATAGCCTATGAAGCCCAAATGGATCTGCTGGCTGAAAAACTTGGCTTGCATCCCTTTACAATCAGGTGGCGCAACGCTTTTGAGGAAGGTTCCGTTACAGCAACCGGTCAGGTGCTGGAAACAAGCGTAGGTTTAAAGGAAAGCTTACTGGCCGCAGCCAAAGCTTTTGGCTGGGACGTAGAACAATTAGTGTAA
- a CDS encoding xanthine dehydrogenase family protein molybdopterin-binding subunit, producing MKKRGIGMGCIFYGTGYGNGFPDVSTAYVEIHDDGSALVITGAVDCGQGSTTILAQIAAEELSIPVEKVTVTTADTDCTPDSGTTAATRQTYTSGNAVRLAAQKAKQVLLEWAARELGVNTTEGLRVNNGMLEVKGDPAKTVPLEEICAKARFAGKRLIGEASFTTHATQVSMENGQGAPYWPYAFGTQIVEVEVDTETGKVEILKVIAAHDVGKAINPENVKGQIQGGVGQGVGWSLYEEVQLKEGQILNPSMSSYLIPTVLDMPEIEPVIVEAHEPSGPYGAKGVGEPAMLPTAPAVLNAIYNAIGVRINDLPATPEKVLAAIKEAGL from the coding sequence ATGAAAAAAAGAGGAATAGGCATGGGCTGCATCTTTTATGGCACAGGTTATGGCAACGGTTTTCCTGATGTATCTACCGCCTACGTGGAAATACACGATGACGGCAGCGCTTTGGTTATTACCGGAGCAGTGGACTGCGGTCAAGGTTCCACCACCATCCTGGCGCAAATTGCTGCCGAAGAACTGAGTATCCCTGTAGAAAAAGTTACAGTTACCACTGCCGATACCGATTGTACCCCCGATTCCGGCACTACTGCGGCTACCAGGCAGACTTATACCTCCGGCAATGCCGTAAGGCTGGCTGCTCAAAAAGCCAAACAAGTGCTCCTTGAATGGGCGGCCAGAGAGCTGGGAGTTAATACAACCGAAGGCTTAAGGGTTAATAACGGCATGTTGGAGGTCAAAGGAGATCCGGCAAAAACCGTTCCTTTGGAAGAAATTTGCGCTAAGGCCAGGTTTGCCGGCAAAAGGCTGATTGGAGAGGCCAGCTTCACGACCCATGCTACCCAAGTCAGCATGGAAAACGGTCAAGGGGCACCTTACTGGCCTTATGCATTCGGAACTCAGATTGTAGAAGTGGAAGTGGATACGGAAACAGGAAAAGTAGAGATTTTGAAGGTGATAGCAGCCCATGATGTCGGCAAGGCAATTAACCCGGAAAACGTCAAGGGCCAAATACAGGGCGGAGTAGGGCAAGGAGTTGGTTGGAGTTTATATGAAGAGGTACAACTGAAAGAGGGGCAAATTCTCAACCCATCCATGAGTTCCTATTTAATTCCCACAGTCCTGGATATGCCGGAAATTGAGCCGGTTATTGTAGAAGCCCATGAACCTAGCGGGCCCTACGGGGCCAAAGGTGTTGGTGAACCGGCCATGCTGCCCACGGCTCCTGCTGTGTTAAATGCTATTTACAATGCAATAGGTGTCAGGATCAACGATTTGCCTGCCACTCCGGAGAAAGTTTTAGCCGCAATTAAAGAAGCTGGACTGTAA
- a CDS encoding NCS2 family permease: protein MAKPQLAYNVAADAEKGLLERLFRLREKGTTAKTEILAGFTTFITMAYILFVNPQILSETGIPFNAALAATAIVSAFATLLMGLYANYPIAVAPGMGLNAFFTYTVVLTMGLSWQTALGAVFVSGMVFIILTVTKARQLIIEAVPPVLKYSIGVGIGLFIAFIGLKNAAIVVASPATYVTLGNMKDPGVILAIIGLVITAFLMARQVKGALLIGMLSTTIIGMFMGVTKVPTGLSDIVTLVPPSPAATFLKLDIMGAVKYGLVSIIFSITIVDLFDNIGTLIGVSRKAGLLDKDGRLPGIERALVADSVGATVGSLVGTSTVTSYVESAAGVAAGGKTGLTAVVVGLLFLVSLFFAPLALLVPSQATAPILIIVGVLMMAEVVHIKFDDFTEALPAFLTIVLMPLTFSIAQGLSFGFMSYTIIKAMTGKFKEIHPVMYVLTVLFILHFVFGIAE, encoded by the coding sequence TTGGCTAAACCACAATTGGCATATAACGTCGCAGCTGATGCTGAGAAAGGTTTGTTGGAACGGTTATTCAGGCTCAGGGAAAAGGGTACTACAGCAAAGACTGAAATTTTAGCCGGATTTACTACTTTTATTACCATGGCCTATATTCTTTTTGTAAACCCCCAGATTTTAAGTGAAACGGGCATACCCTTTAACGCAGCCTTAGCGGCCACCGCTATCGTGTCTGCTTTTGCCACCTTGCTCATGGGTTTGTATGCAAACTATCCTATTGCCGTTGCTCCAGGTATGGGTTTAAATGCTTTCTTCACGTACACCGTGGTCCTGACCATGGGCCTTTCCTGGCAGACCGCTTTAGGAGCAGTTTTTGTTTCCGGTATGGTTTTCATTATCCTTACGGTCACTAAAGCACGCCAGTTGATTATTGAGGCTGTTCCCCCTGTTTTAAAATATTCCATTGGGGTTGGTATCGGTTTATTCATCGCTTTTATCGGACTTAAAAACGCAGCAATAGTTGTAGCAAGCCCCGCTACCTATGTTACGTTGGGCAACATGAAGGACCCGGGTGTTATCTTGGCAATTATCGGCCTGGTTATAACTGCCTTCTTAATGGCCAGACAGGTTAAAGGTGCCTTGTTAATCGGAATGCTTTCTACGACTATTATCGGCATGTTCATGGGAGTAACCAAAGTACCAACAGGATTAAGCGATATTGTGACTTTAGTGCCACCTAGCCCGGCGGCTACTTTCCTCAAGCTTGACATCATGGGAGCCGTTAAGTATGGTTTAGTATCCATTATTTTCTCCATAACTATTGTTGACCTTTTCGATAATATCGGGACCTTAATCGGTGTTTCCCGGAAGGCAGGACTGCTGGACAAAGACGGTCGTTTACCGGGGATTGAAAGGGCTCTGGTAGCCGATTCCGTAGGTGCCACCGTAGGTTCCTTGGTAGGTACAAGTACAGTTACCTCGTATGTAGAGAGCGCTGCCGGTGTTGCTGCCGGTGGTAAAACCGGATTGACCGCAGTAGTGGTAGGTTTGCTCTTCCTGGTATCCTTGTTCTTTGCACCCCTGGCGCTCCTGGTGCCGTCTCAGGCGACCGCACCCATTCTGATTATTGTCGGTGTATTGATGATGGCGGAGGTAGTGCATATTAAATTTGATGATTTTACTGAAGCTCTACCCGCTTTTCTGACTATCGTTTTAATGCCTTTGACTTTCAGTATTGCTCAGGGCTTGTCTTTCGGCTTCATGTCCTATACCATAATTAAGGCCATGACCGGAAAGTTTAAAGAAATTCACCCTGTAATGTATGTGTTAACAGTATTGTTTATCTTGCATTTTGTATTTGGCATAGCAGAATAA
- a CDS encoding 5'-deoxyadenosine deaminase — protein sequence MSILIKNATIVTMNQEREIVQGNILLEGDRIVAIGQTREEADRVIDATGKVVIPGLIQSHVHLCQTLFRGQADDLELLDWLKLRIWPLEGCHDPESLYYSAMLGCGELFKGGTTAIIDMETVNHTEVALEAIFKNGMRAVTGKCMMDYGDDVPESLMEDTDRSIQESVDLLEKWHGKGNGRIQYAFTPRFVVSCTERLLVEVRDLAQKYNVRVHTHASENRGEIELVQQDRGMRNVVYLEKIGLAGPNLVLAHCIWLDEQEMEILVQSGTKIAHCPSSNLKLASGIAKIPELISKGAHVSIGADGAPCNNNLDQFVEMRLAALIQKPIYGPTVMPAEQVFELATIGGAKAMGLENEIGSLEVGKKADLAIVDLSGLHTNPLMGKVSIYSQLVYQAKSSDVLYTIVDGQIVLDNRVLTTIDEEEVKEKCNEAIVRVARRAGVIS from the coding sequence ATGAGCATATTAATCAAAAACGCCACTATAGTTACCATGAATCAAGAGCGCGAGATTGTTCAAGGCAATATTTTGCTGGAAGGTGACCGTATTGTTGCGATTGGTCAAACCAGAGAAGAGGCTGACCGGGTTATTGATGCCACAGGCAAGGTGGTTATTCCCGGTTTAATCCAGAGCCACGTTCACCTCTGCCAGACTCTGTTCAGAGGCCAGGCCGATGATTTGGAGCTCCTGGATTGGTTGAAGCTGCGCATTTGGCCGCTGGAAGGCTGCCATGATCCCGAATCCCTTTACTACTCGGCAATGCTGGGGTGTGGGGAGCTTTTTAAAGGCGGTACAACGGCAATTATCGATATGGAAACCGTTAACCATACCGAGGTAGCTTTAGAGGCAATCTTTAAAAATGGCATGCGGGCTGTAACCGGAAAATGCATGATGGATTACGGGGATGATGTTCCTGAGAGTTTAATGGAGGACACTGACCGCTCAATTCAAGAGAGTGTGGACCTGTTGGAAAAATGGCATGGGAAAGGTAACGGACGGATTCAGTACGCTTTTACACCTCGCTTTGTAGTCTCCTGTACCGAACGCTTGTTAGTTGAAGTTAGGGATCTGGCTCAGAAGTACAATGTGAGGGTGCATACCCATGCTTCGGAAAACCGTGGTGAAATTGAGCTGGTTCAGCAAGACCGTGGCATGCGTAATGTGGTTTACCTGGAAAAAATCGGCTTAGCCGGGCCAAACTTAGTTTTGGCGCATTGTATTTGGTTGGATGAACAGGAAATGGAGATTCTTGTCCAATCCGGAACTAAGATTGCTCACTGTCCTTCCAGCAACTTGAAGCTGGCTTCGGGCATTGCTAAGATTCCCGAACTTATTTCCAAAGGCGCTCATGTCTCCATAGGAGCCGACGGTGCGCCGTGCAACAACAATCTGGACCAGTTCGTTGAAATGCGCCTGGCAGCTTTGATTCAGAAGCCTATCTACGGTCCTACTGTTATGCCGGCGGAACAGGTCTTTGAACTGGCTACAATCGGCGGTGCTAAAGCTATGGGTCTTGAAAATGAAATCGGCTCTTTGGAAGTGGGCAAGAAAGCTGACTTAGCTATTGTAGATCTAAGCGGACTCCATACCAACCCGCTGATGGGTAAGGTCAGCATATACTCCCAGCTGGTTTATCAGGCAAAAAGCAGCGATGTACTCTATACAATTGTTGATGGACAAATCGTACTGGACAACCGTGTTTTGACCACGATCGACGAGGAAGAAGTAAAAGAAAAATGCAATGAAGCAATTGTGCGAGTCGCCAGGAGGGCTGGGGTAATAAGCTAA
- the ade gene encoding adenine deaminase, whose protein sequence is MVDRIDLVPFSRGKKKPELVLKNARVINVFSAEIYEADVAITGNYIVGIGDYQGEQEVDVAGKLLSPGFIDGHVHIESSMVSPGEFARAVVPHGTTTVIVDPHEIANVAGTAGISYMLQASEGLPLDVYLMLPSCVPATALENSGAKLLAADLAPFLDNPRVLGLGEVMNYPGVLGGDPELQEKLRLCAGKIIDGHAPGLSGKELAAYIAAGITSDHECTTVEEALERLRLGMYIMLREGSATKNLLDLLPLVNKNNSRRFLFVTDDRHPQDLLTEGHIDHLVRLSVQAGIDLVTAVQMASLNAAEYFGLKGRGAIAPGYRADLLVLDTDTLEVEAVYKQGKLVAKNGNALFAVRGEQYPEVMNTVHLAPLTPDKLQIPADSPTARVIELVPHKIVTRAALQEVPVQEGYYQTSSEKDILKMAVMERHKCKGNVGVALVKNFGLKKGAIASSVAHDSHNIVAIGKDDADIILAAEEIVKMQGGIAIACEGMILGSLPLPIGGLMSDRTLAEVRDKLGELHHLAAELGVKDGHDPFMTLAFMSLPVIPELKLTDLGLVDVAQFKVVPVAYR, encoded by the coding sequence GTGGTAGACAGGATTGACCTGGTGCCTTTCAGTCGGGGAAAAAAGAAGCCGGAACTTGTTTTAAAGAATGCCCGGGTAATCAACGTATTTTCTGCAGAAATTTATGAAGCTGACGTAGCAATCACCGGAAACTATATTGTAGGCATTGGCGATTATCAAGGAGAACAGGAAGTCGACGTGGCCGGGAAACTTTTAAGCCCTGGATTTATTGACGGCCATGTGCACATCGAAAGCTCCATGGTTTCTCCGGGGGAATTTGCCAGGGCGGTGGTCCCCCATGGCACTACCACTGTGATAGTTGATCCTCATGAAATTGCCAATGTGGCGGGAACGGCCGGCATTTCCTATATGCTTCAAGCCAGTGAAGGATTGCCGCTGGATGTCTACCTGATGCTGCCTTCCTGTGTTCCTGCCACTGCTCTGGAAAACTCGGGCGCCAAGCTTCTGGCTGCGGATCTAGCACCATTCCTAGACAATCCTAGGGTGTTAGGTTTGGGAGAAGTGATGAACTACCCCGGCGTTCTGGGTGGGGACCCTGAGCTGCAGGAAAAGTTAAGATTATGCGCGGGTAAAATCATCGATGGCCATGCCCCTGGTTTAAGCGGGAAGGAGTTGGCGGCTTATATAGCGGCAGGTATCACTTCAGATCACGAATGTACTACCGTGGAGGAAGCTCTCGAAAGGCTTCGCCTTGGAATGTACATCATGTTGCGGGAAGGTTCAGCTACCAAGAATTTGCTGGACCTTTTGCCCTTGGTAAATAAAAACAACTCCCGCCGTTTCCTCTTTGTTACCGATGACCGCCATCCCCAGGACCTCCTGACCGAAGGGCACATCGACCATCTGGTCAGGCTTAGTGTTCAGGCAGGAATCGACCTGGTAACTGCCGTACAGATGGCTTCCCTCAATGCTGCCGAGTACTTCGGTCTAAAAGGTCGGGGGGCTATTGCACCTGGCTACCGGGCAGATCTGTTGGTGCTCGACACTGATACGTTGGAGGTTGAAGCAGTTTACAAGCAGGGAAAACTGGTTGCTAAAAATGGTAATGCCTTGTTTGCAGTAAGAGGGGAACAATATCCGGAAGTAATGAATACTGTGCACCTGGCTCCTTTAACACCCGATAAACTGCAAATCCCGGCAGATTCACCTACTGCCCGGGTAATTGAATTAGTCCCCCACAAAATAGTGACAAGAGCAGCGCTTCAGGAAGTGCCGGTCCAGGAAGGGTACTATCAGACCAGCAGTGAAAAAGATATTCTGAAGATGGCGGTGATGGAGCGACATAAGTGCAAGGGCAACGTGGGTGTGGCGCTGGTTAAAAATTTCGGCCTGAAGAAAGGGGCCATAGCTTCTTCGGTAGCTCATGATTCCCACAATATCGTGGCCATTGGCAAAGATGATGCCGATATTATCTTGGCGGCAGAGGAAATTGTGAAAATGCAGGGTGGTATTGCCATAGCCTGCGAAGGTATGATTCTAGGCTCTCTCCCCTTACCCATCGGTGGCCTGATGTCCGACCGGACCTTAGCGGAAGTAAGAGATAAGTTAGGTGAGCTCCACCACCTGGCTGCTGAGCTTGGAGTGAAAGATGGGCATGACCCTTTCATGACTCTGGCATTTATGAGTTTGCCTGTGATTCCTGAGCTGAAGCTTACGGATTTGGGTTTAGTTGATGTAGCGCAGTTTAAAGTTGTACCAGTAGCTTATAGATGA
- a CDS encoding GGDEF domain-containing protein — protein sequence MNLTQSRWLFFIMIGTGLITGAVFPFFVSLFAVVEGNVTLFKISCLFACVAVSLLHFLLIRMLVNQFKEIEKKNLSLYKEMSTDALTGVLNRRALEQQLLNIKNSSRKENTAILFVDIDNFSDFNNQYGHTQGDLVLAEISHLMSSHLRATDLIFRYGGEEFLILLPFTTKTEAYHVAEKLRKLVEDSSRATISIGVASFPEDSANIYEAIDFADKAMLAAKRSGKNRTSIYQSTGR from the coding sequence ATGAACTTAACCCAAAGTCGATGGCTATTTTTCATAATGATTGGTACCGGACTAATCACAGGGGCTGTTTTCCCCTTTTTTGTGAGCCTTTTTGCAGTCGTTGAAGGAAATGTCACCCTATTTAAAATTTCCTGCCTTTTTGCCTGCGTAGCGGTTAGCTTGCTGCATTTTCTGCTGATTAGGATGCTAGTTAACCAGTTTAAGGAAATTGAGAAGAAGAACCTCAGTTTGTATAAAGAAATGAGTACAGATGCTTTAACAGGGGTCTTAAACCGCCGTGCCCTGGAGCAACAGTTGCTAAATATTAAAAACAGCTCACGTAAGGAGAACACAGCTATTTTATTTGTCGACATTGACAACTTCAGCGATTTCAACAATCAGTACGGCCATACTCAGGGAGATCTAGTCTTGGCTGAAATCAGCCACCTCATGTCCAGCCACCTCAGAGCAACGGATCTGATCTTCAGATATGGCGGTGAAGAATTTCTCATTCTCCTGCCTTTCACCACAAAAACCGAAGCTTACCATGTGGCAGAAAAGCTGAGAAAGTTAGTGGAAGATTCTTCCCGGGCAACTATTTCAATTGGAGTTGCCAGCTTTCCAGAGGATAGCGCAAATATTTACGAGGCCATTGATTTTGCCGACAAAGCAATGCTGGCAGCAAAAAGGTCTGGCAAAAACAGAACCAGCATTTACCAGTCCACCGGCAGGTAA
- a CDS encoding nitroreductase family protein produces MNETINTIKNRRSIRQYKAEQLTDSELQHILDSALYAPNAMNQQKWHFTVIQNKDMLDRMVKIIKENIMNSGNEFLMQRASAPDYHTFYNAPTVILISGDEKAQWIQIDCGLAAQNITLAAESLNIGSCVITSSGFLFASEKGNQFKKELGIPEGYSHICTVALGYKTSENPAVPPRNKDVINYVR; encoded by the coding sequence ATGAATGAAACAATAAATACCATTAAAAACAGAAGAAGTATTAGACAATATAAAGCAGAACAATTAACTGATTCTGAATTACAGCATATATTAGACTCCGCTCTTTATGCACCAAATGCTATGAATCAGCAAAAATGGCATTTCACTGTGATCCAAAACAAGGATATGCTTGACAGAATGGTAAAGATCATCAAAGAAAATATAATGAATTCAGGCAATGAATTTTTAATGCAAAGAGCCAGCGCCCCTGATTATCACACGTTTTACAATGCGCCTACCGTTATTTTAATTTCGGGTGACGAAAAGGCTCAATGGATTCAAATAGATTGCGGACTCGCGGCCCAAAATATTACATTAGCTGCAGAGTCATTAAACATAGGCTCATGCGTTATTACTTCCTCAGGTTTCCTATTTGCATCAGAAAAAGGTAACCAGTTTAAAAAGGAATTAGGAATTCCGGAGGGATACAGCCATATTTGCACCGTAGCACTTGGATACAAAACATCTGAAAACCCTGCTGTACCACCTAGAAATAAAGACGTAATAAATTACGTCAGGTAG
- a CDS encoding GntR family transcriptional regulator, which translates to MKKVINEEIPIPIYFQVKQDLLNKIFSGALKPNDRIPSEATLAEEYGISRMTARHAVTQLVNEGYLYRVHGRGTFVSKPRVEKSFAPLTGFAEDMRARGYMPTSKVLLNAKEIPSRRVQEILELNNGEEVYRVKRLRYANAEPIVLQQAFLPVKLCPGLLEEDLENNSLYEILDKKFHLKLYRAKQKMEAVSASKEQAELLGIKKNSPLLSVTRVTFLENDTPVEFVEIWYRGDRYTFEVDLFRDWNK; encoded by the coding sequence ATGAAAAAGGTTATTAACGAAGAAATCCCTATACCAATCTACTTTCAGGTCAAGCAAGACCTGCTTAATAAAATTTTTTCCGGCGCTTTAAAGCCAAATGACCGAATTCCTTCCGAAGCCACACTGGCAGAAGAATATGGCATCAGCCGCATGACAGCTAGACATGCTGTCACCCAGTTAGTTAATGAAGGCTATTTGTACCGTGTGCATGGACGAGGTACTTTTGTAAGTAAACCAAGGGTAGAAAAAAGCTTTGCTCCCCTCACAGGTTTTGCCGAAGATATGCGGGCTCGCGGTTATATGCCCACCTCTAAGGTCTTGTTGAATGCGAAGGAGATCCCATCCCGTAGAGTCCAGGAAATACTGGAGTTAAATAACGGAGAAGAAGTTTACAGGGTAAAGAGACTCCGCTACGCTAATGCGGAACCTATCGTATTGCAGCAAGCATTTCTTCCTGTCAAGCTCTGTCCGGGTCTGCTGGAAGAAGATCTGGAAAACAATTCTCTCTACGAAATACTTGATAAAAAGTTCCACTTAAAGCTTTACCGGGCGAAGCAGAAAATGGAAGCAGTGTCAGCTTCTAAAGAACAAGCGGAGCTTTTAGGGATCAAAAAAAATAGCCCCCTTTTATCAGTTACCAGGGTTACTTTTTTAGAGAACGATACTCCGGTAGAGTTTGTGGAAATCTGGTATCGCGGCGATCGCTATACTTTTGAGGTGGACTTATTCAGGGATTGGAATAAATAA